One window of the Rhipicephalus microplus isolate Deutch F79 chromosome 2, USDA_Rmic, whole genome shotgun sequence genome contains the following:
- the LOC142796168 gene encoding uncharacterized protein LOC142796168 isoform X2, with product MSPSCFDTPLEMVRPRIKKNDTNYRKAIPAEHRLALAIRQGFLAAKETSRSSSFNFLTGRSTACVIVSEVCQAIWDVLGPIYVALPSTQNEWSKVARDFEMRRDMPHCLSAIDGKHVIVECPENSGSREKNYKGSFRKSLTAISDENYSFLYVKIGHNGSESDGGIFS from the exons ATGTCCCCAAGCTGCTTCGACACACCCTTGGAAATGGTCAGGCCAAGAATCAAAAAGAATGACACCAACTATCGAAAGGCGATCCCTGCAGAACACCGGCTAGCTCTAGCAATCAGGCAAGG atTCTTGGCGGCAAAAGAGACGTCTCGATCATCATCGTTCAATTTTCTGACGGGCAGATCCACGGCCTGTGTCATCGTTTCTGAAGTATGCCAGGCAATTTGGGATGTACTCGGCCCCATATACGTGGCACTTCCATCGACACAGAATGAATGGTCAAAG GTTGCGAGAGACTTTGAAATGAGGCGGGATATGCCACACTGCCTGAGTGCCATAGATGGCAAACATGTGATTGTGGAGTGCCCCGAAAACTCAGGAAGCCGAGAAAAAAATTACAAGGGCTCATTCAGAAAATCATTGACGGCAATCAGCGATGAAAACTACAG CTTTCTGTATGTGAAGATTGGTCACAACGGAAGTGAGTCAGATGGAGGCATATTCAGCTGA
- the LOC142796168 gene encoding uncharacterized protein LOC142796168 isoform X3 has translation MSPSCFDTPLEMVRPRIKKNDTNYRKAIPAEHRLALAIRQGFLAAKETSRSSSFNFLTGRSTACVIVSEVCQAIWDVLGPIYVALPSTQNEWSKVARDFEMRRDMPHCLSAIDGKHVIVECPENSGSREKNYKGSFRKSLTAISDENYRPLSCSH, from the exons ATGTCCCCAAGCTGCTTCGACACACCCTTGGAAATGGTCAGGCCAAGAATCAAAAAGAATGACACCAACTATCGAAAGGCGATCCCTGCAGAACACCGGCTAGCTCTAGCAATCAGGCAAGG atTCTTGGCGGCAAAAGAGACGTCTCGATCATCATCGTTCAATTTTCTGACGGGCAGATCCACGGCCTGTGTCATCGTTTCTGAAGTATGCCAGGCAATTTGGGATGTACTCGGCCCCATATACGTGGCACTTCCATCGACACAGAATGAATGGTCAAAG GTTGCGAGAGACTTTGAAATGAGGCGGGATATGCCACACTGCCTGAGTGCCATAGATGGCAAACATGTGATTGTGGAGTGCCCCGAAAACTCAGGAAGCCGAGAAAAAAATTACAAGGGCTCATTCAGAAAATCATTGACGGCAATCAGCGATGAAAACTACAG GCCTTTATCCTGTTCTCACTGA